From the genome of Microcoleus sp. FACHB-672:
TGCGCGGCTGCTCCTGTACCATCTGAATCAAAGAAGAGCGCGCCGTTTGATGAGTTGTAGATGACGCGATGATTGGAATTAGTTGCCCCAACGCCAATGACAAGCTGAGAAGAGAGCAGAGATCCAGGTGTGACTCCTGTTGTGGTGGTTAAGCTGCCGCCAAAACCGCTGTCTGAAAGTACAATTCTATCTAGTTGTGCCCGATTAAAGTCGGTAATGGTATCACTACCTTCAGTGGCAGAGTTGAAGGTAAAGTAGTCTGCATCGGCACCTCCAATAAGCGAATCGCTGCCGACACCTCCAGCAAGGGTATCATTTCCTACAGCTCCAGTGAGGGTGTCATTTCCTAATAAACCCGAGAGGTAGTTATTGCCGCTATTACCCCATATTCTGTTATTCAGTGCATTGCCATAGCCATAGTAAGCACTGCCTTGAAGATAGAGATTTTCCACATTAGGGCTTAAGGTGTAGCTGGCAGAAGAGTAGATAATATCTACCCCAGCATTCAGTCCTTCAATAACCACATCAGTGGTACCGTTTACATCGTATCTGTCACTACCTAAGCCGCCTTCCATTGTATCGACGCCAGCAGCTCCCCAGAGGTAGTTATTGCCGCTATTACCCCATATTCGGTTATTCAGTGCATTGCCAAAGCCATAGTAAGCACTGCCTTGGAGATAGAGATTTTCCACATTAGGGCTTAAGGTGTAGCTGGCAGAAGAGTAGATAATATCTGTGCCAGCATTCAGTCCTTCAATAACCACTTCACTGGTGCTGTCTACATCGTATCTGTCACTACCTAAGCCGCCCTCCATTGTATCAATGCCGACAGCTCCCCAGAGGTAGTTATTGCCGCCATTACCCCATATTCTGTTATTCAGTGCATTGCCAAAGCCAGAGTAAGCACTGCCTTGAAGTTGAAGGTTTTCTACATTAGGGCTTAAGGTGTAATTAGCAGAAGAGTAGATAATATCTGTGCCAGCATTCAGTCCTTCAATAACCACTTCACTGGTGCTGTCTACAACATAAGTGTCGTTTCCACCACCACCAATGAGTGTGTCACTACCTGCACCACCGTTGAGTATATTGGCTACAGCATTACCTGTGATAGTGTTATTCAGGGTATTGCCCGTACCGTTGATGGCTGCTATTCCGGTTAAAGTTAGATTCTCTAGGTTATTTGCCAGTGTCCAAGTTATTGAGGATTGAACTGTGTCTGTCCCTTCACTCAGCGCCTCGGTAGTGATGTCGCCAGCGTTGTCTACCACATAAATATCATTGCCCAGTCCCCCAATCATGGTGTCTGCACCAATACCCCCATTGAGGGTGTCATTACCTGCGGTACCGGCGAGTATATTGTTGGCATCAATCGTTGTCGTATTAAGCAGAACAGAGACGGTATTGCCTACCCGGTTTGCCGTCGCCAAGTCGGGCCGGCCATCTCCGTTGAAGTCCCCTGAGATAACGGTTTGAGGATTACCCCCCACCGCAAAACTCGTTCCAGGTGTAAAGTTACCCGCGCCATCTCCCAATAACAAAGAGACGCTACTTGAGTCATAAGCTGACACTGCCAAGTCTAGGTTGCCATCATCGTTAAAGTCTTCCGCAGTGACGGAACGGAGATTGCTCCACGCTCCTGTCAGGGTGCTAACGCTAAAGTTGCCGGTGCCATCCCCCAAGAGGATCGAGACAGTGCTGCTATTAACAAGACCATTAAGGTTGCGGTTCGCTGTTGCCATGTCCAGGTTGTTGTCGCCGTTAAAGTCCGCCACGGCAACAGAATAGGGACGAGAGCCGACGGTAATATTGGGGGCAGCGGTAAAGTTGTTGCCGGTTCCATTGCCTAAACGAACCATGACATTGTTGGTGATTGCGTTGCCAACGCTAATGTCGGGGTTGCCATCGCCGTTGAAGTCCGCTACCGCAACTGGACGGGGACGGGGTTCAACCATTCCCGGAAGGGGAATGGTTGCGGAAGTGGTGAAATTGCCGGTGCCATTTCCTAAAAGCACGGAAAGGTTGTTGCCGACATTATTGCTGCTGACGATATCGAGATTGCCATCGCGGTTTAAATCCCCAACTGCGAGGTTGCGAGGACTATCCCCAACACCTAGGGGGGTGGGGGTGAGGGTGAAGTTGCCGGTGCCATCTCCCAACAGGATAGACAGGTTGTCAGAGGTGCGGTTCGCCGTGGCGATATCGAGGTTGTCGTCGTTGTTGAAATCAGCAACGATAATAGCCGTGGGATTCGCCCCCACAGGCAGGGCGACAGTAGAGAACGTCGTAAAGCTGCCGGTGCCATCCCCCAAAAGTACGGAAACGTTGTTTGAGGCATCATTTGCCACAGTGATGTCTAAGTTGCCGTCGCCGTTGAAGTCTCCTTTGGCGAGGTAGTAGGGTGTTGTCCCCACTGCAAAGTTAGTCGCAGGGCCGAAATTAAACACGCCTGGGTATGTTTGCAGGACTTGTGGTGTAAATGCCAGAGAAGAAGTAATTTTGCCGATTGCAAAGTCTAGTTTCCAGTCACCCCCTTTTGCTGCGCTGCCGGTTGGGTTGGTGGAGGCGGCGATTTTTGCACCTGTTAGCTGGTGCAGCCGGCACAGAAGAGAGGCTGAGGGGGTGAATTTTTTAGAGCGGCTAGATTTCTCGCCGGCTGCCACGTTGCAACCGTAAATCAGGATTTCAGCGTTATCAGTTAAGGCGGTTTTCCACTGCTGCAACAAGCCGGTGTAATTATTAAGCGTTTCCAGGTTTAATTCACTGTTGCCTAAATAAAGGCAGCCGGTAGAACCGTGAGAGACAATATGAAGATGGGAAATGAGTGAGCCTGTGAGCGCTTCAGTGATTTGCTGGATGCCATCACGGAAGGGGTCAAGAATGAGAACCTCGGCCCCTTTCTGAATGCCGGCTGCTAACAGTTCCCAAGCTTCTACTGTGGTATCAATCGCTACCAGCATCCCCCTTGCTAAGATTGCGAAGTTGCTATCGGAGTTTTTCTGAGCTATTTGGATTTCTGTGCCTGGATTGGCTTGATTTTGGCTGCAATTGGGGGTGATGTTACTGTAGCGGTTAACGGTGGCAGTTTCCATTGTCATTATTGCTTTGTTATCAATTGTTAGCGTTGGTTTGTTAGCAGTTAGTCGTAAAGTATTGATTTACCACTTACCTTCGCTAACTCATTTCTTATACAGATATAAAGACGCCTATCCCTGTACAGCTATAAAAACTCAATTCGAGCCGATTATGTTGCCAAATTGGCAGGTTTTTACACAAAAATATGCTGGCTGCTTATCGAATAATTAGTTATGACCAAAATAAAATTCTGTCAATCTAAAAAGAGATTGGCAAAACGGTTGATATTAGGGGATCAGAGGATTAGGGACTGTGCGGTGTTAGGAAAAATTTTGTAGGAAAAAAATTAAATAGATTGGATGGGATCAAGGGTGATTAGCCGGCTGATTTCGTCTGTCTGAAAGCCTAATGCCATTGGTTGCCGCACTTTGGGTAAGATTTGGATGTCATACAGTTCGGCAATCAGTCCTTCAAACCGCAACCAGTGAACAATTGTGCCGGTGTTTAGGTTGATTATTAGGAAGCCGCAGCGAGGTTCTGCATCTTTGGCGATTAATTCTTGATCGAGGGCTAGTCCAGAAAAGGTTTTATCTTCGCTTCTTGGTTTTGACAGCCCAACGATGGCATAATCTTTCCAGAAGGCTAATCCGCGAAGATAGCCGGGACAGAAAGTAATGGGTTCAAATTTTCCGCTTTCTATATCTGCATAACCGAAAAAGCCGGTGCCTGAATTTAATAACCATAATTTATCCCGATACCACCGAGGTGAGTGTGGCATGGATAAGCCGGCTAAAATAATTTCGTTAGATTCTATGTCAATGACGCAGCCACTTGCTTGTCTTCTGTCTCGCCATCCGTCAATAACATCAGATTGACTGACAGTCGTAACAAAACGGGGTTTTCCTTCTACCATTGCCAAGCCGTTGAGATGGCAACGATCTTCATTGACGATTTTGGAAATAAACGGAGGTTTCCACAGAGGCGTGCAACTGTTACGCTCGCTTACGGTGGCTAAGCAATTTAATAGAGTAGAGACAAAAAGTATTCTGCCGGCACTATCTACGGCAATATCATGAATATCTAAGTCGCCGGTTGTATAAGCAATTCGGGGAATATAAAGTTTATCGCGCCCTTCATAAAGTTGGGAGGCGGAAAGTACGTTATCTAACTGCCAAAGTTGATATTTGGTACTCAAATAAAGGCGTTCTGGTGTGGCGTAAAGTCCCATTGCTCGATTAAACAAACGCTCAAATCCAGAAAATTCTCCTTCTGATGTGACGCCAACAAACATCAGGCGTGAGGTTTGGTAGGTTGTGAAGGCAAGGCTGATATGTTCTTCTTGCAACCAATCGAGAAACTGGCGGGAGTAAGTGGTTTCTAAGGATTGAGCGGTTGTTGATGAAATATTTTGATTCACCCTTAAAATTCTCCCATCAGATTTTATTTTAAAAGCTGGAATTAGGGAAATAAGATTTTGCGATTTTTAGGGCGTGTCAGCCGGCAAGCAGGTTGTTCGGTGCGAATTTAGTATACATTATTTTAGTGAATTTGATGAGTTACTGCTAGAGCCAGATATTTAAAATTGTCGTCTGTATAAAACGTAATCGGGTGGATAATGCCTTTGCTTGACTTTATCCACCCGATTATTGATGCTAGGTTTGATTAGATGAGAACGAAATCACCGGCACTAATTGAGTTAGCCGGCAACCCGTTGACTGTGGCGAGAAGTTCGTCCCCAACACGAATCAACGTATTACTGTCTGAAGCCGTGATGGTGAGGTTCTCGAAGGTTAAGCCGGCAGTTAAGACAAAGAAATCTTCACCGGCTGTAAAATCCGTGATGGTATCGCTACCGGCACCTTTGCTCAAAACAAAGCGATCACTGCCGGCACCGCCTGTTAAAGAATCATTGCCTAAATCTCCGTTGAGAATATCATCACCGGCACCGCCTATCAGCGTGTCATCTCCTTTGCCGGCATACAGACTATCATTGCCATCACTGCCATCTAAAAGATCCGCACCCGCGTTGCCATAGAGTACATCGTTGCCGCTATCCCCGCTCAGGGTATCATCTCCCTGTCCGCCACACAGCAGATCTGCGCCGGTATTGCCGATGAGAATATCATCGTCTTTGCCACCGTGAAGGCTATCGTCACCGACACCGCCATCGAGAATATCTTTTCCACTGTTGCCGCTGAGGTAGTCATTTCCCTCACCGCCAAACACGGAGTCATTGCCGTGATCACCCAGCAGCACATCTGCTCCGATATTACCTTTGATTAGGTCATCATCTTGACCGCCATGAATGGTGTCGTCTCCTTCATTGCCATCAAGGGTGTCACTACCGGCATTCCCGTTGAGGTAGTCGTTGCCGGCATTTCCTAAAATCGTGTCATTACCTTGTTCACCAAATAGGAAGTCATCGCCATCTTGTCCGAGAACCGCATCATTTTCTTTACCGCCAAAGATGACATCGGTATCGTTGCCGCCATCGAGATAGTCATTGCCGGCATTGCCAAATAGAATGTCTATGCCGTTACCGCCGATGACATTGTCATTACCGCGATTACCGAAAAGCCAATCACTGCCGGCAAACCCGTAAATACCTTCTGCGGCTTCTGTGCCGGTTAGGCTGTCATTTGACTCCCCACCATTCAGCGTTGTTTGAACTAAATTGACGTTGGGGATAATCGTGATGCCGGTGCCAAGGTTCCCTAGATCCGGAATACCGGGAGTTGGGGTTGGCGTTGGATTTGGGCTTGGTGTTGGCGTTGGGGTCGGATTTGGTGTTGGCGTTGGATTTGGCGTGGGAGTTGGATTTGGTGTTGGCGTTGGCGTTGGGGCAGTTGCCACCTGATAAACTGTCGTTGTGCCGCTAACTTCATTCGCAACCGCCAGCAACGGTTCACCTGTGGGACTGTCTTCGGCTGAAATAAACTTCAACCCTTCCGGAGAAATATCGTTTCCGGGTTCGCCGGTAAAATCATTATTGTTGAGGTATTGAGCGAACTTTGGCGCGGTTGGATCGCTGATATCATAAACCATCACCCCACTGATGCGTTCTAAGGCGATGAAAGCATAAGTGCGTCCCTCAATCACGCCTGTGACAACGCTTTCGGGTTCTGGCCCTTTGTTGTCGCTGCGGGAGTCAAAACTGCCGGTGTCGCCATCAGAATTAAACGCTTCTGGTACTAACTCAGCGGTTAAGCGTTCAAGATCGTTGCCGCTGTCATAGATAAGAGTTCCTTCGGTATCCCAAATTGAGAAGGAACGACCGCCAGAGGCATAAAGTTGGTCGTAGTCGCCATCCCCATCAGTATCGCCATTTGCGGTTGTGACAGTTAGCCGGCCTAAAGCGTCTTCTGCCTGTAGCTGTGCGGCATTCGGGAAAGCAATCGGATCGAGGGTTAAGTCTGCAATTCTTGCTTCTTCACTGAAGCCATCATAATCACGGCTATCCCCTTCGTTGGCAGTGATCAAATACGTTTGACCATTCACTTCAAATGAGCTGATGGCATCCGGTTGATACATCCCAAAAATCGGCCAGTTACGGATATTAATTCCGCCATCTTTATCGCTGGCATCTAACCCGTTATTGAGGGTAATTAATGCCAGTGTTGGATTTTGAGGTTCGGGATTGGGATTTAACGCGCCGGTTAAGGAATCAAAGCCGCCTTCTAATTGGAAATCATTGTCATTGACAACAGCAATGGTGTTTTTGTCAATGAATGCTAATCCTTCTGCTTTGTCTGCAAAGTCGTAGCCGACTTTAACCAAATCGACATACAATTCTTTGCTCACCGGGACAATATTCGATGCGGAAAGTTGATCGGTTGTCAAGCTTTCTAAGGAACCGGCAACGCTAGCATCTAAGGTTGTGAGATTAGTTGCACCGGCTAAATTAATTTTGAATACCTTTTTATCAGTATTCGCGCCAATAGCATCATCTCGCTCAATGACGAGAAATTCTCCATTGCCAACAGCTACTGCATCTCCCAAGCGATCCGCTGCGCCGCCTTCTAAGCGGTACAGATATTCGCCGGTAGTGGTGTTAGTTTCCGTGTCAAATTCTAAAATTCGCAGATTCAGGGATTTTTTTGCATTGCCATCATTCGCAACATCTGGATTATCCAACGCACTTTGAATGAAGGCATAAATTTTGCCATCTTGATAAGCAATCGCTTCAAATCCCCGATTTGCTCGTCGTTGTGCGTAAACTGCCGGCAACGCTTCTGTGCCAGTATTTTCGCCAGATCCTTGAGGAACAAATCGCTCAATTAACTTGCCATTTGCATCAAAATGATAAAGGGAAGGACGATATTCATCTACCATCCAGTAAGTGTTATCATCCGCTTTGACAATGCCTTCAAGATCCGCACCCAAAGGATCGAGTGATAACTGATTTCCGAATAAATCAATGGGAAATTCATCAGAATAAGCCAAGCCATCAGTGCCGGCAAGATTTGGCAAGCCGGTGAGTGCAGTTCCATCTAATTTTGTTAAGCCAACCCGATCACTAATTTCAACGGTGCCAGTTGTTTGATTTAATTCAAAACGAATCCACTCAGGCTGGAAATTTGGCAGCGCGAAAGGACGTTCGTTAATTCCATCCCCATTTGTATCAACCGGCTCTGCATTCGGGCCACGATCCGTGTGAGTGATAAACTGTAAGTTGCCGGTTTCTGGGTTCTTCCCTTCATAGAATAAACCAGAAAAACCACCCAGCAAAATATTATTACCGGCTTCTGTTGTTCCCAGTGTCGGCAAGTTAGTAAAGGTAAACTTTTCTAGCTTGCCGACATGATTCTTGAACCCTAAAGGTAAGATATCAGCAATCTCATTGGTTGTGAGATCAAGCTTTGCAATTGCATTGTTTTCTTGCAGAGTAACCCAGGCAGTGGTTGAATCCTCAGAAACTGTAATGTATTCTGGTTCAACATCTTGAGCGAGGGTGGCATTTGGCCCAAAAAGGCGGAATCCCTCTGCTTTTAATTGATCAATCGGTGTGTTAATCCCTGTAAATGAAGCTGTATTTACGGAGGCATTGTCCACGCCATCAGAAAGGTCAATAATACTGACAGAACCTTCTGGATCGTTCGTGTAATCATCGCTTGGTTCGCCTTCATTTGCCACCAGCACCTTTGTACCATCTGGGGTAAAGGTTACCATATCAGGCAGCGAACCAACGGTTACCGAGTTTAAAAAGGTGCCGTTTGTATCAAAAAAGACAACACTGCCGGCTGCTTGCTTATCCGCATTCTCTACTGCTACCGCAACAACGCCATTGTTGACAGCGACGCTATTGGCAACTGCACCATAAGGCGTGACATCAATTTCAAAATCCTTAACCAAATTTGTCGGATCAGAAGCACTCAAAACATCAATGACGGCAGCTTGCGCGTTTACCACAAATAAGCGCTGTGTGGTTGCGTCATAGGCAACAATTTCAGCCGCACTTTCACCGACAACTCCACTGTCGTAAGTGCCTAGCGGCGTAAAGGTTAAAATGCCTCCCACCGGCACATCATCTTCGCGTGCAGCAAGATTCTGAATGCGCTGATCTTCACTTGCCGGCACATCTGCAAAGTTGAAGTTTCCAATACTTTTCAGGTAATCGGATAAAGCTTTTTGCTGAGTGCCAAAAGTATTAAAATTGGCTGTCGTTTCTGCCGGCACTAAATCGAGCCGGTTTGAGGTTGCCGCAAACTCTGGGAAGGGGTAACTATCACCGCCGCCGGCTAAGAAATTCAGCGTCACAATGCGAAATGTCCGATCTGGATCGCCAATCACTTCCCCATTTTGCACAACCGTATCGATTGGGTTGCCGGCATCATCTTTCACTACCAAAGTTTGCACCCGATTGCCAGCCGGTAAACTCGGATCAAAGCTAAATGCCATCCCCCCAACTTGCGGAAATTGACCGGGAGTGACGCCTTCTGCGGTGGCAGCAACCCCATGTTCAATGGTTTGCAACAACTGTTCGGCTGTCAGCGTTAGCAGGGTGAGTTGGTTGTTAAATCTCAGAGAGTTTTCAATATCAAGCTGAGACACTTCGCCGGCTTCTTTTCCTGCTAGTGGATTGGCAAGCGGAGGAATTTTTTCTCCCGCAGTTGGATCGGTTCCTGGTGCCGCACTCACTGCACCAATAGAGTCACGGATACCCCCGCTATTCTTAATAGAAATGACCGCAGATGGATCAACTTGACGAGCAGCGAATAAGTTGGCATCGGCTGTCAGGTTTCCTAAATTAGTTTCTTGTGTTCTAACATCATTTCTCGCACCGTTGAGAAATACGTCTGTTTCGCCGAAGATATTACTATCTTTCGTAACGATAATTTCTTCCAAGGCATCCGTAATCGCCACAACTTCCGGATCAGGTTCTGGATTGCCCAGATCCGTAACGCCTTGTTCGTCTGTTGCATAAGCGCCACTAATTTCTGGATCAATACTTTCGGGAATTAATACCCCGTTATCGTCAAATTCTGCAACTAATCTGCCGACATATCTGTAATTAGCAGCGGTGTTAATAATGGCAACGGGTTCGCCACTGGCAGAAGTTTCTATGATAGGATAAACACCCTCGACAGCATCTCCAACTCTGAGGCGATCTGTTTCATCTGCCAAGAGTGTATGAGAACCGCCGGCAATAATTACATCGACATTTTGCAAGCGAGAAGCCAGCTCAACTTCGATATTTAACTGCTGCATATGCGCCAGCAGGATAATTTTGTTAATGCCCTGCGCGACTAAGGCATCGATAGCCGGTTGAATCGCAGCGGCAAGTGCATCATAATCTTCTTCATTTTCCGGTAAAACTCCAACGCCACCAGGGGAAGAAATGTCAGGTAAAAGAGGTGTTGTCGCACCAATAATACCGATGGGTTGTCCTTGAACACTAATTACTGTACTTTTGGCGATGCTGTTAGGCAGAGGTGCCTGTCCATCGGTAACGACAAATTTTGCTAAGTTGCTGTCGCTACTAAAATCTAGGTTGGAACTGAGGTAAGGAAAAGCAGTGCCGGTGTAATTGCCACTTTTCCCAATTAAGGAAGCCACCGTTGAAGTGCCGAGATCAAATTCATGGTTGCCAAAAGCAGCAGCTTGAAACCCTATCTCGTTAGCGATGGCAATATCGCCTCGTCCCGCGCCTTCTCCCCCTAATTCGTCGCGCAAACTGCTGTCGCTACTCGCCGCCAGAAACGGCCCCGGTATGTAATTGTCTCCTGAGGATAAAATCAGGGTTTGTTCAGCAAATTCAGCTTTCAGCGCGTTAACAACGGCTGAAAATCGGGGCGCATCTTCCAGCGCAGCGATACCACCTTCTAGATCGGAAGCGTGCAATATCTGTAGTGTAATTGCCATTTTTTATTTCCTTGAACAGGAATGAAAACATTATTTGTTTTGTTCGCTCAGTTGATACGCTCTCATTGGCAGCTAAAGAAATGGTTATGTTTAAGTTAAATCTATTTAAAATTTATATTATAATTAGATACTCTATTTTTTTAATTAAATACGTCTATAAAGCAGTTTTAAATCATTTCTTACAATTTTTCAATAAGATGTTTGAGGCGCTAAGTAAATAGGAATATTGAGCATAGGTGAAAAATTTTAAATTCAAAGCACATAATTACGCTACAAAAAAATCATCATATGGAGCTTGTTATATAAAGTCACTACAAAACTACTAAGTCAAAAAGCTTCTCCTGCCCAAGTTAAGAAACTTTATAAAAACAAAATCTTGTCTTGTAATTAGGTTTGATATTGATATACTATTAACCAAAAACATTAGAATATGGTTTGAAAAATGCATCTACAAATGCGCGGCTATTCAACCATTTATCTAGGGAATGTGATTACTAATTTCATTGATAATCAGGATGTGATTGATTTAATCGAAGCCCTAACTTTTAATCAGCTTAATATTATTCAAGGAACGGGTGAAGCTGCCGGCAATACCGTCATTCAATACCAGGGGACTGGAGAGTATTTAGCTGTTTTACAAAATGTAGCTGCCGGCACAATTACGGCGGCTGATTTTGTTTGAGTGCATTCAAAAATTCACTGAATTTTACCCGCTCAGTGTGGGGCGCGACTCAGGAACCTTAGATTGCCGGCATTGCCAAAACGATCCAAAACATTTTCATCCCCATCTGTCAGGCAGTCCATTGACATGAGATCCTAGAGAAAGTCAACACGGTCAATAGAGTCTGAAGACAATGGAACAGAATCGGAAGTCAACGGTTGTCATCACCGGCGCATCCTCAGGGGTTGGCTTGTATGCCGCGAAAGCGCTTGCTAAACGGGGATGGTACGTTGTGATGGCTTGTCGGGATTTAGAAAAAGCCCAAAAAGCTGCCCAAACGGTGGGAATGTCCCAGGATAGCTACACCATCCAGCACATCGATTTAGGCTCCTTGGATAGCGTTCGGCAATTTATCAGCAATTTTAGAACACTGGGCAGACCGCTGGACGCTTTGGTGTGCAACGCCGCCATTTATATGCCTTTGATCAAAGAACCATTGCGAAGCCCGGAAGGCTATGAGTTGACGGTGACAACCAATCACCTTGGGCATTTCCTCATGTGCAAAATTATGCTGGAGGATATGAAGCGATCACCGGCTGAGGACAAGCGGATGGTTATTTTAGGAACCGTCACCCACAACCCGGATGAATTGGGTGGGAAGATTCCCCCACGTCCAGATTTAGGTAATTTAGACGGTTTTGCCGCCGGATTTAGAGAGCCGGTTTCGATGATTGATGGTAAAAAGTTTGAGCCGGTTAAAGCGTACAAAGATAGCAAAGTTTGTAATGTTTTGACGATGCGAGAACTGCACCGGCGCTATCACGAATCAACTGGCATCACCTTCACTTCCCTCTATCCGGGATGCGTTGCCGACACGCCGCTATTCCGCAACCACTATCCGCTTTTCCAAAAAATCTTCCCTTGGTTCCAAAAAAATATCACCGGGGGATATGTGTCTCAGGAATTAGCCGGCGAACGAGTTGCGGCGGTAGTTGCCGATCCTGAATATAAACAATCTGGTGCCTATTGGAGTTGGGGAAATCGCCAAAAGAAGAATGGCACCTCTTTTGTTCAAAAAGTCTCTCCCCAAGCCCGTGATGATGAAAAAGGCGAACGGATGTGGGATCTAAGCGCCAAGTTAGTTGGACTGGCGTAAGCAGACTTTAATTGAGTGCTGTAGGTAAACGCAATTAAACAAGCCGGTTTCACTCGTTAGCACGGGTGAGCCGGCTTGTTTATTACTTAAAAAGTTTTCAGTGCCGATGATTGCAACCAGTGATGCAGTCCTTAAAATTTTCAGCTAATTTAATTTAAATAATTCACGCTGTCCAGTGCTGTCAAATAAAATTTCCACTCACCGTTATCTTTTCTTAAAGTATGGATAATTACTGTTTTGTTATCTCTAAAAGCTGGGCCTTTTATCTTTGTTGTGGTCTGAATTATTTTGACCTTTGCTTCATTCTGAGCTAGAGTTAGAAATTCCATGTCGGTAATTTCATATTTTAAATCGTACTGCTGAAAAAGTTCAGTCAACACCTCTACTGTTAGGGAATATTGGGGAGAGCTTTGAGAAATTGTTTTCATATAAACATCTAT
Proteins encoded in this window:
- a CDS encoding DUF4347 domain-containing protein, with product MTMETATVNRYSNITPNCSQNQANPGTEIQIAQKNSDSNFAILARGMLVAIDTTVEAWELLAAGIQKGAEVLILDPFRDGIQQITEALTGSLISHLHIVSHGSTGCLYLGNSELNLETLNNYTGLLQQWKTALTDNAEILIYGCNVAAGEKSSRSKKFTPSASLLCRLHQLTGAKIAASTNPTGSAAKGGDWKLDFAIGKITSSLAFTPQVLQTYPGVFNFGPATNFAVGTTPYYLAKGDFNGDGNLDITVANDASNNVSVLLGDGTGSFTTFSTVALPVGANPTAIIVADFNNDDNLDIATANRTSDNLSILLGDGTGNFTLTPTPLGVGDSPRNLAVGDLNRDGNLDIVSSNNVGNNLSVLLGNGTGNFTTSATIPLPGMVEPRPRPVAVADFNGDGNPDISVGNAITNNVMVRLGNGTGNNFTAAPNITVGSRPYSVAVADFNGDNNLDMATANRNLNGLVNSSTVSILLGDGTGNFSVSTLTGAWSNLRSVTAEDFNDDGNLDLAVSAYDSSSVSLLLGDGAGNFTPGTSFAVGGNPQTVISGDFNGDGRPDLATANRVGNTVSVLLNTTTIDANNILAGTAGNDTLNGGIGADTMIGGLGNDIYVVDNAGDITTEALSEGTDTVQSSITWTLANNLENLTLTGIAAINGTGNTLNNTITGNAVANILNGGAGSDTLIGGGGNDTYVVDSTSEVVIEGLNAGTDIIYSSANYTLSPNVENLQLQGSAYSGFGNALNNRIWGNGGNNYLWGAVGIDTMEGGLGSDRYDVDSTSEVVIEGLNAGTDIIYSSASYTLSPNVENLYLQGSAYYGFGNALNNRIWGNSGNNYLWGAAGVDTMEGGLGSDRYDVNGTTDVVIEGLNAGVDIIYSSASYTLSPNVENLYLQGSAYYGYGNALNNRIWGNSGNNYLSGLLGNDTLTGAVGNDTLAGGVGSDSLIGGADADYFTFNSATEGSDTITDFNRAQLDRIVLSDSGFGGSLTTTTGVTPGSLLSSQLVIGVGATNSNHRVIYNSSNGALFFDSDGTGAAAQVQIASLSTGLALTSSDFQVIA
- a CDS encoding TIGR03032 family protein, translating into MNQNISSTTAQSLETTYSRQFLDWLQEEHISLAFTTYQTSRLMFVGVTSEGEFSGFERLFNRAMGLYATPERLYLSTKYQLWQLDNVLSASQLYEGRDKLYIPRIAYTTGDLDIHDIAVDSAGRILFVSTLLNCLATVSERNSCTPLWKPPFISKIVNEDRCHLNGLAMVEGKPRFVTTVSQSDVIDGWRDRRQASGCVIDIESNEIILAGLSMPHSPRWYRDKLWLLNSGTGFFGYADIESGKFEPITFCPGYLRGLAFWKDYAIVGLSKPRSEDKTFSGLALDQELIAKDAEPRCGFLIINLNTGTIVHWLRFEGLIAELYDIQILPKVRQPMALGFQTDEISRLITLDPIQSI